One Pecten maximus chromosome 7, xPecMax1.1, whole genome shotgun sequence genomic window carries:
- the LOC117330953 gene encoding uncharacterized protein LOC117330953, with amino-acid sequence MMAPYTAVVIFVAINFSVIGFTASETCYFAQSYNNYDVYEGTKYYLKSKYCSSSVGCCYTYRDSDPCCSSDTSNLFTDAVSSTISMSTTAIIGIAVGCLFGLSLLVAIIVCCVACCRSQGSRQGGHVLTPMGGVGATVITTQTATPQQAYPQAQLSSAMGQSCPGYNPSDPPADSTPTAGPGSAPDDTAMSPPLNSKKY; translated from the exons ATGATGGCGCCGTACACAGCCGTTGTCATTTTCGTCGCAATCAACTTTTCAG TTATTGGATTCACTGCCTCAGAGACATGTTATTTCGCCCAAAGTTATAACAATTACGACGTCTACGAAGGAACAAAATACTACCTTAAGTCTAAATACTGTTCCTCCTCTGTCGGGTGCTGTTACACTTACAGAGATTCTGACCCCTGCTGCTCCAGTGACACCAGTAACCTCTTCACTGATGCTGTGTCCTCTACCATCTCAAT GTCGACCACAGCCATTATTGGAATTGCGGTTGGCTGTCTTTTCGGTCTAAGCTTATTGGTAGCCATTATTGTATGTTGCGTGGCATGCTGCCGAAGTCAAGGCTCCCGACAAGGTGGACATGTGTTGACTCCCATGGGTGGTGTAGGCGCGACAGTCATCACGACAC AAACTGCAACACCACAACAAGCTTATCCTCAGGCACAGCTTAGCTCCGCCATGGGCCAGTCATGCCCGGGCTACAACCCATCTGACCCACCGGCCGACTCTACACCAACTGCTGGGCCCGGGTCTGCGCCCGATGACACCGCGATGTCGCCTCCTCTAAACAGCAAGAAATATTGA